The Pseudodesulfovibrio alkaliphilus sequence TGCGCGAATGCGCGGACATGGCCAGAGACATTGTTAACAACGGACTTACCAAGGGAATCCCCAATGCTGGATAAATTCAGGCAAGCCAAGCAAAAAGAGATCGAAAGCCTGCGCAAGGACTTCATGGAGGGCCGCGTGCCCGCCGTGTACCAGAACGGGCGCCCATCCTTCACCGAGGCCATCCGGGCCAAGGGACCGGGCGCGGTCATCGCCGAGTTCAAGCCTTCGAGCCCCAGCCAAGGCGTCATCCGAGAACACGCCAACCCATTGGATTTTGCGGATATATATGCAGCGAACGGCGCAGCCGCCATCTCAGTCCTCACCGAACACGTCTACTTCGGCGGCCATCCCGACTACCTGTTCATGATGAAGGGGCCGGGCCTGCCGCTCTTGCGCAAGGACTTCATCTTCGACCCGCTCCAGGTGGCCATGACCGCGTCCAGCCCGGCCTCGGCCGTGCTGCTCATCGCACGCATGTTCGCCTCTGCCGCGGAACTCAAGCAACTGGTGGATCTGGCACGCATGCCCGGCCTGGCCCCGGTGGTGGAAATATTCGACCAAGCGGACCTGGACACGGCCCGCCAAGCCGGAGCGGACATCATCCAGG is a genomic window containing:
- a CDS encoding indole-3-glycerol phosphate synthase TrpC, which gives rise to MLDKFRQAKQKEIESLRKDFMEGRVPAVYQNGRPSFTEAIRAKGPGAVIAEFKPSSPSQGVIREHANPLDFADIYAANGAAAISVLTEHVYFGGHPDYLFMMKGPGLPLLRKDFIFDPLQVAMTASSPASAVLLIARMFASAAELKQLVDLARMPGLAPVVEIFDQADLDTARQAGADIIQVNNRDLDTLTTTLNQSRSFIRQKRDGELWISASGVSTRAQVEEMAALGFDAVLIGTSLMRADDPGRLLAELTGRL